One Nitrospira sp. genomic window, CAGTGGTGAACAGGCCATGGACGCCATCGAACTTGCGTTGAGTGCCAACATGCGGTTTGACCTACTGCTGCTGGACTGTCGTATGCCCGGCATGGATGGATTCGAAGTCATTGAACGCATCCATGCGGATGCTCGGCTTCAGGACCTGACCATCATCATGCTGGCGTCAGATCGCTGGGCCGACGACATCGCCAAGACGTATGACCTGGGCCTGGGCGGATATCTGGTCAAGCCGATCCGGCGGTCCGATCTTCAACAAACCATCAGCATCGCTTTGGGCCGAAGCAAGCGTGGCTTGCCAGCTGCCCAATCGAGCACGCCTGCTCCGGTCGCCCCCCAGGGGCGATCGTTACGGATCTTGCTGGTCGAAGACTCGCCCGACAATCAGGTATTGATCCAGTCGTATTTGAAAAGCACCTCTCACAGGATTGACTTGGCCGATAACGGTCAAATCGGCGTCGCCAAGTTTCAGAATGGGCACTATGATTTGATCCTCATGGATATGCAGATGCCGGTCATGGACGGGCTGACAGCCACCCGGACCATCCGACGCTGGGAACAAGAACAGGGCTTGCCCGCAGTCCAGATCGTCGCCTTGACCGCCTTGGCACTAAAGGAAGAGTCGGCAAGAATCTTCGAAGCGGGATGCAACGCCCACATGACCAAACCACTCAAGAAAACCACGCTCCTTGAGCTACTCGCCGCCTACGAGAAGACACGCGCGCAGTGATGCCAGACAGTCCAGAACACAGCCAGGCCACCATTCTCGTCCACATCAGTCAGGACCTCGAACCGATCGTCCCGGGATTCCTGGCCAATCGCCGGCGGGATCTCGTGACAATCGAAGCCTGCCTGAAACAAAGCGACTTCAACACCATTCGCATGCTGGGCCATCGGATGAAAGGTGACGGCGGGGGATACGGCTTTGATCATATCAGTGCGATCGGCGACCGACTGGAACAAGCCGCCATCGCACAAGATCCTGCGGCAGTCACCGCACAGGTGGCAGACCTGAAAGACTTCCTCGTAAAGGTGACCGTCATCTACACTCCGTAGGGCCCCCGGCCGCCTTCACGCACACTAGACTTCTGCGGTCTCCCTGCTCAGGACCGGTAATCGTAACCTGAACTCCGACCCCATCCCCACTTGCGTCTCGACTGCAACCGTTCCACCGTGCGCTTCGACAATGCCCTTTACGATGGCCAGCCCAAGTCCTGTGCCGCCGGAATCCCTCGCCCTCGCCCTGTCGGTGCGGTAGAAGTGATCGAACAGGTGCGGCAGATGCTCCGGTTCGATGCCATGCCCCGTATCCCTGACGGCAATCTCGATATGCCCCTCGGCCTGACGTAGCCGCACCACGACCTTACCTCCCGGCGGCGTATACCGAAGGCTGTTGTCGAGCAAATTGATCAGGGCCTGCTTCAGCCATTGCCCATCACCAGAGATCGGCGGCACCGACACCGCATCACACGTGAGGGTGATCCGCCGATCTTCGGCCAGCAGGGCCAATTCCGCAAGGAGATCTTCCACCAGCGATTGCAGCAATAAGGGCTCCAGCCGCATGGGCGGGCGATCCCCAGTGACCTTGGTCAATGCGAGCAACGACCGAGTCAGAGTGATCAGCTTTTCCACCTGCTCCAGGTTGCCGATGAGGGCATCGCGGTACTCAGCTGTCGTTCTCGCCTTCTGCAGCGTCACCTCTAGATTTCCCTGGAGAACGGTGAGCGGTGTCTGCATTTCATGTGCGGCGTAATCCACGAATCGCCGTTGGCTTCGGCTGCTTTTCTGAAAGCGGTCCATCATCGCGTTGAAGGCATGGGTCAAGCGATGGAACTCGCGAAAGGGAGAATCCAGCACCAGCCGTTCTCCCAGATCCGCCTCCGACATGGTTTCGGCTCGACGGCTGAGCTGCTCGATGGGGGTCAGCACCATCCTAGCGATCCAGACACTGCCAGCCCAGGCGATCAGCATGATGGCGCCGGAACCGATCATCAGCAGAATC contains:
- a CDS encoding Hpt domain-containing protein, which translates into the protein MPDSPEHSQATILVHISQDLEPIVPGFLANRRRDLVTIEACLKQSDFNTIRMLGHRMKGDGGGYGFDHISAIGDRLEQAAIAQDPAAVTAQVADLKDFLVKVTVIYTP
- a CDS encoding HAMP domain-containing protein, whose protein sequence is MNALGRLIRTTALMLVGGLLLAFSLLIYVGGETLLNRYVDRRLLELADTLGRIIEQRPELIRSAGGELVALGQNGRSQEEQHELREASHTMRVLSVDGQLVWKGSDVVPRPPVLRTLLDQVARGETVFDLVHLQDGSPIRRVSIPVSKEGGIRYVLQAEESLHYAQETLRGLAILLMIGSGAIMLIAWAGSVWIARMVLTPIEQLSRRAETMSEADLGERLVLDSPFREFHRLTHAFNAMMDRFQKSSRSQRRFVDYAAHEMQTPLTVLQGNLEVTLQKARTTAEYRDALIGNLEQVEKLITLTRSLLALTKVTGDRPPMRLEPLLLQSLVEDLLAELALLAEDRRITLTCDAVSVPPISGDGQWLKQALINLLDNSLRYTPPGGKVVVRLRQAEGHIEIAVRDTGHGIEPEHLPHLFDHFYRTDRARARDSGGTGLGLAIVKGIVEAHGGTVAVETQVGMGSEFRLRLPVLSRETAEV